A genome region from Setaria italica strain Yugu1 chromosome III, Setaria_italica_v2.0, whole genome shotgun sequence includes the following:
- the LOC101771715 gene encoding phosphatidylinositol/phosphatidylcholine transfer protein SFH9, with translation MEEGGGAAAEEARAVEEFRQALAARDLLPPKFDDEYTMRRFLKARGFDIDKTIDMWSDMLKWRKEFGADSILTDFVFEELEDVLLYYPHGFHGVDRDGRPIYIEILGKVDPTKLLNATTVERFLKYHVQSLERLFAEKYPACSVASKKHVDTITTILDVKGVNWMKVSKLAREVVLHINKIDGDNYPEILHRMFIVNAGSGFRLLWGALRGLIDPNTADKIEVLGETYQYRLLEQIDKSQLPHFLGGSCSCSGEGGCLRSNKGPWNQMMTSDDLSESTLMETGHLSNENLACQDMEPDVQMKLENSHSSGSSSIPLKMLSSPNTPVTRKEDMVSPKLTTVGSTVARFQLCHSVWNLQLLKLLVEVIKVVIVFLWSLLSVAQLFSALRRVVSHCINMSSTAEHVHMPGMKSGGPTDKDCTAPCLERLKRLENMVMELNQRSPRIPPEKEDLIEESMRRIRSIECDIKKTQRALNRTSLKQQKLEQRVENWKESMLTNSCRFSYCNAL, from the exons AtggaggaggggggaggcgcggcggcggaggaggccagGGCCGTGGAGGAGTTCCGGCAGGCGTTGGCCGCGCGCGATCTGCTGCCGCCCAAGTTTGATGACGAATACACTATGAGGAG ATTTCTAAAGGCAAGGGGATTTGATATTGACAAGACAATAGATATGTGGTCGGATATGCTAAAATGGAGGAAAGAATTTGGTGCAGATTCTATCCTGACA GATTTTGTATTTGAGGAACTAGAAGATGTTCTTCTTTATTATCCACATGGCTTCCATGGAGTGGATAGAGATGGTAGACCTATTTACATTGAGATACTTGGGAAGGTCGACCCAACTAAGCTCTTGAATGCGACAACAGTGGAGAGATTCTTAAAGTATCATGTTCAGTCACTTGAGAGGCTCTTTGCTGAGAAGTATCCAGCATGTTCTGTAGCATCAAAGAAGCATGTTGATACAATAACAACAATACTTGATGTGAAAGGAGTG AACTGGATGAAAGTCAGCAAATTGGCCCGTGAGGTTGTACTTCATATAAATAAAATAGATGGTGATAATTATCCTGAG ATTTTGCATAGGATGTTCATTGTTAATGCTGGCAGTGGTTTCAGATTATTGTGGGGTGCTTTGAGAGGTTTAATTGATCCAAATACAGCTGACAAGATAGAG GTGTTGGGAGAAACATACCAATACAGACTGCTTGAACAAATTGATAAGAG TCAACTGCCGCATTTTCTCGGTGGCTCCTGCTCTTGCTCGGGTGAGGGAGGCTGTCTTAGGTCAAACAAAGGACCCTGGAATCAGATGATGACT TCAGATGATCTTTCAGAATCAACACTAATGGAAACTGGGCATCTCTCCAATGAGAATTTGGCTTGTCAG GACATGGAGCCAGATGTGCAAATGAAGTTGGAGAATTCCCACTCATCTGGTTCATCCAGCATTCCACTCAAGATGCTATCTTCCCCTAATACCCCT GTCACTAGGAAGGAAGATATGGTCAGTCCCAAGCTAACTACAGTTGGCTCAACAGTGGCAC GTTTTCAGTTGTGCCATTCTGTTTGGAATCTCCAATTGCTGAAGTTGCTTGTAGAAGTGATTAAAGTTGTCATTGTATTTCTATGGAGTCTCCTTTCAGTGGCTCAACTGTTCTCGGCTCTAAGGAGGGTAGTCTCCCACTGCATTAACATGAGTTCCACTGCCGAACATGTACATATGCCAGGTATGAAGTCAGGTGGACCCACTGACAAAGATTGCACGGCCCCATGCTTAGAGAGACTAAAAAGGCTAGAAAACATGGTAATGGAGCTGAACCAGCGATCTCCAAGAATTCCTCCAGAAAAGGAAGACCTGATAGAGGAGTCAATGAGGCGGATTAGATCCATTGAGTGTGATATAAAGAAGACTCAACGC GCATTGAACAGGACATCGTTGAAGCAACAAAAGCTGGAACAGAGAGTGGAAAATTGGAAAGAATCCATGTTAACa AACTCATGTCGGTTCAGTTACTGCAACGCCCTTTAG
- the LOC101772118 gene encoding serine/threonine-protein kinase BLUS1 — MLQLISLLRPPSAMAGGDGDASGGGEVRYPLEAESYRLLCKIGSGVSAVVYKAVCLPLGSSSPAVVAIKAIDLERSRANLDDVWREAKAMALLSHRNVLRAHCSFTVGSHLWVVMPFMGAGSLHSILSHGFPNGLPEPCVAVVLRDTLRALCYLHGQGRIHRDIKAGNILLDSDGSVKLADFGVSASIYETPSSFSGPAVHAPPLSAAASLGSSSSCCFNDLAGTPYWMAPEVIHSHVGYGIKADIWSFGITALELAHGRPPLSHLPPSKSMLLRITSRVRLEDAAETCSSAKRKKFSKAFRDMVSSCLRQEPAGRPSVEKLLRHPFFKGCRSNDYLVRNVLAAVPSIEERCKGDTNLCGCARGARCVSPCRHAAAAGVAAKNRRISGWNFNEENLEFDPAEGAAAEKKRCGLPFHDEEEDDRELESNSAGDDNDDDSRTAATQGSCHGERDQAVGFKEVVVPQLMTILESLKLERSMVMHALGSGGCHVAADGDGCGGMAAAPGEEREEMLLGYVRQLEHRVEELSKEVEEEMARNARLEKQLRLRERVHDHKTNSSQASESN, encoded by the coding sequence ATGCTCCAGCTGATCTCTCTGCTCCGGCCACCATCAGCcatggcgggcggcgacggcgatgctagtggcggcggcgaggtgaggTACCCGCTGGAGGCGGAGTCGTACCGGCTCCTGTGCAAGATCGGGAGCGGCGTGAGCGCGGTGGTGTACAAGGCGGTGTGCCTGCCGCTgggctcgtcgtcgccggcggtggtggccatCAAGGCGATCGACCTGGAGCGCTCCCGCGCCAACCTGGACGACGTGTGGCGGGAGGCCAAGGCCATGGCGCTCCTCTCCCACCGCAACGTGCTCCGGGCCCACTGCTCCTTCACCGTCGGCAGCCACCTGTGGGTGGTCATGCCCTTCATGGGCGCCGGCTCCCTCCACTCCATTCTCTCCCACGGCTTCCCCAACGGCCTCCCGGAGCCCTGCGTCGCCGTCGTGCTGAGGGACACGCTCCGCGCGCTCTGCTACCTCCACGGGCAGGGCCGCATCCACCGCGACATCAAGGCCGGCAACATCCTCCTCGACTCCGACGGATCCGTCAAGCTCGCCGACTTCGGCGTCTCGGCGTCCATCTACGAGACGCCGTCATCCTTCTCCGGGCCCGCCGtccacgcgccgccgctgtcggcggcggcgtcgctcggctcgtcgtcgtcctgctGCTTCAACGACCTCGCCGGGACGCCGTACTGGATGGCGCCGGAGGTCATCCACTCCCACGTCGGCTACGGCATCAAGGCCGACATCTGGTCGTTCGGCATCACGGCGCTCGAGCTCGcccacggccggccgccgctctcCCACCTGCCGCCGTCCAAGTCCATGCTGCTGCGGATCACCAGCCGCGTCCGCCTCGAGGACGCCGCCGAGACCTGCTCATCGGCCAAGAGGAAGAAGTTCTCCAAGGCGTTCAGGGACATGGTGTCCTCCTGCCTCCGCCAGGAGCCGGCCGGGAGGCCGTCGGTGGAGAAGCTCCTCCGCCACCCCTTCTTCAAGGGCTGCCGCTCCAACGACTACCTCGTCCGCaacgtcctcgccgccgtcccgagCATCGAGGAGAGGTGCAAGGGGGACACCAACCTCTGCGGCTGCGCCAGGGGCGCGCGCTGCGTGTCTCCAtgccggcacgccgccgccgccggcgtcgccgccaaGAACCGGCGGATCAGCGGTTGGAACTTCAACGAGGAGAACCTGGAGTTCGATCCGgccgagggggcggcggcggagaagaagaGGTGCGGCCTTCCGTTccatgatgaggaggaagatgaccgGGAGCTAGAGAGCAACTCCGCCGGagacgacaacgacgacgatagccggacggcggcgacgcaggGGAGTTGTCACGGCGAGAGGGATCAGGCGGTAGGGTTTAAGGAGGTGGTGGTTCCGCAGCTGATGACCATCTTGGAGAGCCTGAAGTTGGAGAGGAGCATGGTGATGCACGCGTTGGGAAGCGGCGGCTgccacgtcgccgccgacggcgatggctgcggcggcatggcggctgccccaggggaggagagggaagagATGCTGCTTGGGTACGTGCGGCAGCTGGAGCACAGGGTGGAGGAGCTGAGCaaagaggtggaggaggagatggccaGGAACGCCCGGTTGGAGAAGCAGCTGCGACTGCGAGAGAGGGTGCATGACCACAAGACAAATTCGTCCCAGGCATCAGAGAGCAACTGA